From the Leishmania panamensis strain MHOM/PA/94/PSC-1 chromosome 31 sequence genome, one window contains:
- a CDS encoding hypothetical protein (TriTrypDB/GeneDB-style sysID: LpmP.31.1100), which translates to MPENVRYRFFFKGKSYLIPKGYIDHEHPGGGDEIMPYLGKDMTDAFEDADHSITAVEMLEEWLEEEYDPSIPSGPSGASSPSHEGAKTAESATEVSPLGAAFASAAPKPAPTVSTEPKTTTPRSASEPSKLKSLMPSVATAAAVAVLMASIALVYMRVPKR; encoded by the coding sequence ATGCCGGAGAATGTCCGCTACCGCTTCTTCTTCAAGGGCAAAAGCTATCTGATCCCGAAGGGCTACATTGACCATGAACAccctggcggtggcgatgaaATCATGCCCTACCTGGGCAAGGACATGACAGACGCATTCGAGGACGCCGATCACTCGATAACTGCCGTGGAAATGCTCGAGGAGTggctggaggaggagtatGACCCAAGCATCCCGTCTGGTCCGAGCGGGGCGTCTTCCCCATCGCATGAGGGGGCGAAGACTGCGGAGTCAGCCACAGAAGTCTCACCACTGGGGGCTGCATTtgcctccgcagcgcctAAACCAGCGCCAACAGTCTCCACTGAGCCGAAGACTACCACTCCAAGGAGTGCTAGCGAGCCGTCAAAGCTGAAGTCACTCATGCCTTCCGtagccactgctgcggcggtggctgttTTGATGGCGTCTATTGCGCTCGTATACATGCGGGTCCCCAAGaggtga
- a CDS encoding hypothetical protein (TriTrypDB/GeneDB-style sysID: LpmP.31.1110), which produces MASIATDAATRPTAADEAEGSVWHIYEGRTYRVPLSFVRRHPNGPKLLLPYANRDITQAYNEAGHSKKAMRTLLKFLDESVSIEDLQLLCEKACEGRNQRTWNWCVQAGSLLSVVTVMVAVYVRCKQRST; this is translated from the coding sequence ATGGCGAGCAtcgccaccgacgctgcTACGCGCCCGACGGCCGCggacgaggcggaggggtCTGTCTGGCATATCTATGAGGGTCGAACCTACCGCGTGCCCCTGTCGTTTGTGCGCCGCCACCCGAACGGTccaaagctgctgctgccctacGCAAATCGAGACATCACACAGGCGTACAACGAAGCCGGTCACTCGAAGAAGGCGATGCGCACGCTACTGAAGTTCCTGGATGAGTCTGTTTCCATCGAAGACTTGCAGCTGCTATGCGAGAAGGCGTGTGAGGGGCGCAACCAACGCACTTGGAACTGGTGTGTGCAGGCAGGGAGTCTGTTGAGTGTTGTGACAGTGATGGTGGCTGTGTACGTGCGTTGCAAACAGCGGTCTACTTAG
- a CDS encoding hypothetical protein (TriTrypDB/GeneDB-style sysID: LpmP.31.1120), translated as MSDTETYVRLFYKGASLLVPMSFVLNQHPGGAEYILQYANQDVTSAFEDMNHSTDAHALLNTFAEVEEGELKDIYNPEEYQRKIKLSHSYEERRCTTEMRRWRQRTALVTATTTLAAMAVATYVLRRSLKRS; from the coding sequence ATGTCTGACACGGAGACTTACGTGCGCCTCTTCTACAAGGGCGCCAGTCTTCTTGTGCCGATGTCGTTTGTGCTAAACCAGCACCCTGGAGGTGCGGAGTACATCCTGCAGTACGCCAATCAGGACGTTACGAGCGCCTTTGAAGACATGAACCACTCCACCGACGCGCATGCACTTCTGAACACCTTCGCGGAAgtcgaggagggggaacTCAAGGACATCTACAACCCGGAAGAGTATCAACGTAAGATTAAGCTATCACACAGCTACGAGGAGCGTCGCTGCACCACGGAGATGCGCCGGTGGCGCCAGAGAACCGCGCTGGtcacggcgacgacgacactggcagcgatggcggtTGCCACGTATGTGCTGCGACGTAGTCTGAAGCGCTCATGA